In Setaria italica strain Yugu1 chromosome I, Setaria_italica_v2.0, whole genome shotgun sequence, the genomic window CGATGATCTTGATCACCTTGCGCTTGCCGGGATCGGTTACGCTCTGGCGTCTGCTGATGAGGTGCAATTCAGAAGGATTCTTGTGTCCTTGCTTAGGATTTGCGGGAGGATTGGGAGCCTGGCTGTTGGTGTTCGGGTGCTTAAGCTGGTGGAATGGCTGGTAATTGGGTTTGTCGAGTCGAGGAAGATGCGGAAGGTTCAGGTGCTCTTTGAGATGATTTTGCCGGAGAAGTGTGAGACCGAGGGTTATGTGCTGTTTCCAGTGGTGATGGCAGCCTGTGGTGGGTTGCGGGCACTGAGAGTTGCTTCGGCGAGGTACCGGCTGGACTTCGATCCACGGTTGAAAGAGGTGCCTGAGCGGACAATTCGGTTTGCAGCTGAGAGGGTTGTTTTAGAAGGGAGGCGTGCTGATGATCAGCGTATCCTTGTTCAGTGTATCGCATTGGGCTTGACACGGTGTGGGCAGGTCATGTTTCATGAGTCGGTGTTACAGTGTATCTGTATGGGATTACTAAAGGAGCTCCTCCCTTTGCCGGATATGCTCAGGATGTCAGTTGAAATTGCAGAAGGGAAATCAGCTGAATTTGTCAAGGCTCAGGTCAACCAACACCTCGATAGTGTTCTTTTCAAGGAGGCAGGCCCGGTGACTGGGGTTCTTTGCAACCAGTATTCATGTGCCAATGACAAGGctaaaaattttgttgaaacTTGTGTGTGGGAGTATGCACAGGAGATTTATTGTCATCTTCGTGCAGCACTGTTGCTGCACCGGGGAAAGCAGGATGACTTGATTACGGAGATTGACAAGATTGCTGAGGCCTCATTTCTTATGGTTGTAGTCTTTGCAGCTGAGGTCACCAAACACCGGCTAAATGCTAAGTCCTCAGAGAGCTTCCAACCTGAGGTTGCTGCTAGAATCTTGGTGGCATTCTCTTCTGTGGAACATCTTAGGCGACTGCGTCTTCCTGAGTACACTGAGGCAGTCCGGCGTGCTGTACTTGTCAATCAAGAGAATGCAGCAGCTATTGCTTTGTTCATTGAGTCAATGCCTTCATATGCTGAATTGACAAACCAACCAGGTTATTTCAATGACACTTATCTTGTTATTACTAGGATATGCTAGCAATTGTTAATTTAGAGTTGTGTTTGGTTTTTATAGATTTACCAAGCTTGGCTGGAACAAAATATATTTGGCACAGAGATGAGGTTCAGACATCACGCATACTGTTTTACCTGCGGGTTGTGCCAACTTGTGTTGGACTCATTCCAGCTCATATGATTCGGGATAAAGTGGCTTCAATCATGTTCTTGTATCCTTTTTATATTCCATTGTATTGTATTGTCttcttatttgtttttttacctTGTTTACCAAGATTTTCAGCGTAGAAAAATGTGCTCCTTAGCACAAACAAGATACCTACAGCATCCAAATGAGAAAGTTACAAGTGCTTCACATTCTGTGATGGTATCTTTCCTATCATCTGGCAGTGGCACTGATCAGGATGATCGAACAGCTTTGAAAGAGCAACTTATCTTTTACTACATCAAGAGATCTCTGGAGGTAGTTCATTCAGCATCTTTTTCTATATTTGATTTCTGACTGAAGGATGACTTAGTTCCTCACTTTCTTCCTTGGTAGGCTTATCCTGGGGTAACCCCATTTGACGGATTAGCATCAGGAGTTGCAGCACTTGTTCGACATCTTCCTGCAGGGAGCCCTGCCATTCTTTTCTGTATCCATAGCCTTGTTGTCAAGGCTAAGGATCTTTGTGATACTGCAATGATTCAGGACAAATCTTTATGGAGATCATGGGAAGAGAGCACAGAACCTTGTAAGAAAGCATTGGATCTGTTGCTGAGACTAATCTTCCTTGTGGATATTCAGGTTAGATTGTATGGCCATTTCTCCCCCTTCATGATTTGTAGAGCAATAGATTTCTGTAAGACTGATTGTTGTTGCATTCAGGGTATGCTTTGTCAGTTTGCAGAATATTAGTACAAAAGAAATATAAGCAACTTTTTCTCCAACAGTATTCCAGACTAAAGTAGCTAGGAGAACTGTCGAATATTTCTCATGTGCTGGCTCAATTGTTATGAAGATGGAGACTATCTTGGCTTGTTTTCTAATGACGCTCAAAACGAGATGTTCTATGTTAACTCAGATTTCCTTCTCTTTGCAGTCATTCCCTTATATGCTGAAGGAGCTGGCTGAATTCGTGACTCTGCTACCAAAGGAAGCCCAGGATGTGCTCCTCGATGATATGCACGCCCATGTCGCGGAGTCTGATGATGTCACTAGGAAGCCGGTGCTTGTGTCGTGGCTGCAGTCCCTCTCCTACATCAGCTCGCAGTCGAGTCGTAGCGAGTCTCGTAGCAAGGCCACAAGTGCTTCATCTGTAGGAAGCGATGAACTGACCTTGAACAGAACTATGGCACGCCTGTGATAGCTTTTTTGTCATGCTTGTAGATTTGCAGTACATAGTAACGAAAATCGGGTGCGTGTTGCAAGTACATAATTGAGTAAATTGTATCTTTCGCTTTGTCCTGTTCCAAATTGCGGTTGCGTTTGGGAAAAAAACATGCTATGTTTGTGGGCTCTGTTGGTTCGGAGAACTATTTCACGAAATCCATGTCGTGGTGAATTCAAACCGACCTCGATTTCATTTCACCTGTTAATGCCATCTGGAATGGGTCTTGATCCTacctagtactccctccatcccaaattactattcgttttgacttttctagatgcataatctTTAATGTGAagctagatatatattatatttagatacatagcaaaaattatgtatctaggaaaaattaaaataaatagtaatttaagatggagggagtactatttaAACAATGAGCAATGAGGATGGACTTTCAAGATGAGGTCCTCGTCCGATCCAAGCATAATCCATTTACTGTTACCGGTATCCAACACAAATTTCACAGTTAAAGAACAAATGCATTATTGACATTCTGTTCCAATAAGTATGCACTATAAATACACTGCCGGTTCTTAGCATTACATCGGCTTTACTGTTATATACTTCTCATCTGTCACAATAGATGAAAGTGGCCGCAGCTTAACAGCCTATGTCATAAGACAACAATGCCATATCTGCCAAGAAAATGGCACTACAGGTCTGGGAACAAGTTCTCGCCAACATAATCCATCAACCAACTCACACGAAGCACGAAGGTCTTCCAAAAATTAGTAACCACAAGCTCAGGCACCTATCCGGTCATCTCTACGAACCTGACGTGTATGTATATCTTGTCTGAACCCCTTCCAGTAGCTCCATAAGTTTACCTTCGATAAATCAAGCAAGAGAAGCTTATTTCAACATGCTCTTATGGAACATGAATACAACAAAGGCGTGAAAGGCATATATGCAGACCTGTAAGGAAACCAATCAATGGCACCGGATTCAGCACCTGTTCGGCCTTCTGGAGATGACGCCTGTCACGACACAATGTAGGCATGAGCACAAAAAGGTTCAATTTCAGTCAAGCAATGATCATCTTAGGGCAGGGTGCTCATTACTTGGTATAACTGGTGAAAAAAGGATCTCTCATCACATAAAGGGCCCACATCATCTTCCGCCTTTTCAGCTGATGGACTCGAACCAAAGAAGAATATCTAGTTCAGCAACAGTAACATACAGGAAAACAGAATTGAACTAGCTAGTGAACTGAACTCAACTTGCCTCATCCCTCTCAGCCGAGGAGAGCTGATGGACTTTCCCTCCTCTATGATTTAGATCAGTCGCGTGTGAATGGATGCCAAGACTTGTCAGTTCCACAGCTAGCGACACTAACCATGGGGTCCATGATCTGATTCCAAACTTTCTGATCAGAAGTACATACACAAGTGGCCTGAATATGTGAACAACCTCTCCTAAAACAAATAAGCGCCCAGTACCCCCTTTAGCAGACCAAATACTTGCCAAAGTTGGCTTCTCAACCACCATCACTGCATGTTGCAGAAGATTTAACTTGCTATAAGAAAAAACTATAATCCCAGAAGTATCCAAAGGAAATATCAAGATAATTAAATAGATGGATGCCTGATTTAATTTAAAATATATTACCAGTTGGCTCAGGAGTAGGTTGAAGCCTCCTCATCCACATAGGATCAGACATCATCTTGGCATTCTCACCAAACTTGTTCAAAGCAGCTACTGCTCTTCTCTCAAGACTCTTAGATACAACTCCATTCTTTCCATCCAGACCGTTGGTCGCAGCTTTGTGACCATTTTGGGAATGCCCATTCATCGGATAGATAACTGGAACTCCATTACCATTTACTCCATAATTATCTTCAAGAACGGTCATCTCTTCTTCATTTGCCATCTCCCCTCCTTGTAAGAGCATCTTGTATCCACTCTCCCGAAAAGCGGCTAACCTGACGCCTGCCCTGAAATATTGTGCAATTGTTATTATTTGTCTGAAAAAAAGCCATTAGATATGCAACTAACAAAACAACAAATAAGTAACTATCTTACTTCACTGCTTCTGTAACAGCAAGGAAGCTCCACTTGCGATCATCGCCAACAAAGTGCTGGGCAGCAACCTCAACAACCGCTTCTACATCCTTTAGTATAGAGACAACAAGACCCCATGGAATAGATTGCTCCTTAGAGGCAAATGAGTGATTTTCAGTGGGCGCATCAATTATGTGCTGGTTGACAGAACTCACAATACCCAATAGTGCATATACTGTTCAGACAACGAGGCACGAGTTAATATGAAGAAATCAGACATATTCCACTCAAAATAGACTTGTCTCAATCAGAAGAGCAAACAATTTCTTGAAAAGATTTGCCATATTATTATGCCTATGTTTACGAACTGAACAAATGATTTATTTCATAGGGGGGTTGAGTTCCAAGACAAGTTTATAGTAAAATTCAAGAGCTAAACTCTGGGATGTCCTATCTGGGATTAGTTACAAACTAGTTAGGCAAACAGTCTGCATCCCTATAATGTAGTTACAACATAGAATTTGATCCCCTGGGACATATAATACCATGAAGCAAAACATGTTCAATACAGAATACTACCTGCAAACCCTAAGATCTCCAGACAGGTCAGTGAAAAAAAATGCTATGATCTCTTACATTGAATAGCTCAAAATGAGCATATGACACTAGTGGTTTTTAGCTAATAGTGGAAGGATGCCAGGGTAAAAATGCAAATATAGATTCAGAAATAAGCTTAATCACTCCAGTGCTAAGGCTACCAAAGACAGCTCATATGAGTTCCGTAAAAATAAAAGGCTTGATAGTAACGAATAGCTTTTATTTCCTTCATGAAATAACTCAAACAGCGACCATGGTAGCACATTGGACTTCTCGTATTAGGTGATTTTATTAGCAATTTCTAATGGGAAAATATGGCTTCCACTTTGGTGGTAGTGTAACTAACAGATTACTTTACCACAACAATATTGATCACATCTTGGCATAAAGCACAAAAGATCATGGACTCCTCTGTGCATGCAGACATGAGACCTCAGAAACCTAGGAAAGCATTTACGGTAACACCAAAACAGGAAATATGACCAAATAGGAAACGCAGTTTGCCAAAATTTGTGCCGTAATATGTTATCTATATTACGTCACTTATtgataatgatgaaaaattaaGGGCCTTGGAGGCTTGGACACATGAATCACATGCAACATGAATTAATGGCACAGAGCAGGACACGTCAACTTCACCCACCCAAAATTTGACATTTGGGCATCCATATATCTTAAAAGTCGCTAGATGTACAACCTAAACCTCTTAAATCATAATCATTCCAGTCCGTTTCAGCTCTTGTTCACAGGATACTATTTTCCATCTCATTAACAGTTCGCAAAGTTTGACGCTGCAAGGCTTGCATTCACGAACATTTTGCACAGCTCAAAATCCAAAATTGTTGAGACGGTAAACATGTATATGATCGATGAGAGATTCAGGTAACAAAAACACACAGTGGAACTAAATGTTACTCCAACTGGAGGAAGGAACTACACCTGCTTCTGGCGCGATCTCTGAGTTGGCAAAGCGCTCAGGTAGTATCCATGTGAGTCCCTGAAAAGAGTTGAAGCAAGTATAGGTAAAGTGGGGCAGCTGGTAACCCTTCCAATTAAGATGCCATGGTAAGAAATTCTGACTGAAGTTTTGCAACCCCAACCAAGTCCAGCGACTAAAGAGCATAACCCAGGCAAAATTAGCGAATACACCATGATGTTATTACTCTCTTCTGCGGCTAGGAAGAGGACATGAAGCTCTAAAGGACCAGAGGAAGCACACGATCCCAGCCCAGCCGAGTAGGCCCCTACCAACCACGAGACGACCTCGCGATTCAGCCAACGCCCAGCGAAACGCACATCCCCAATACGACGAACAGCACCCGAATCGATGGGACACACGCGGATTAAGCTCACGGGACCCGACCAGCGGAGTAGCGCAGCAAGGTTTGTAGCGTCCAAGCCCAAGCCCAACCCCTACGAAAGCAAAGCGAGCAGCGGGGATCAGGGGGGATTACGTTGGCGAGGGACTCGAGGGAGCGGACGAGGTCCCGATTCCTGCGCACCCAGAGCTTGTACGCCTCCATGGCGggagcgacgacggcgccgatTCAGCCGCCACCGCCTACCTCGCGCAGAAGCTCCGTAAGGAGGGAGGAAGATCGGCAGCTAGCAGAGCGCGAGGTGGAGGCTGCGATCGGGATCGAAGGCGGCCGGTTGAATCGCGGCGGGCCGGCCGCGGAGGAGAGGTGGGGCGGCGTCAAGCGCTGCTTTGCTACCCGTCGGGATGGGGAGGAGTTGGAATtgaccctctctctctctctccctccctccctctctgcaGGAGGCTGGAGCCTGGAACTACTCCGGCTGGAGCCGGCCTGGTGCTGGTGGTGATGACGGCGTCAGCCTAGCGCTCGCTAGGCTGACTGGTGGGTCCGCCTCCTTAGCGGATTGGATTTGAAGGTCcgtttttgaaaagaaaattgaAGGCACATAGTACGGACCAAGTACAAACGCTCATATTCAAACCTACCCTTCCGAAAAGGAGTCACCAATCTaaataaaaattgaaaaatGAATCCCATTGAATTATATTTTTGTCGATCAATTAGAATTGCTTTGGAATTCAACTGTCTTCCGTACTAACAATATTCGTATATCTCAAGCACAAAAACACATTCGcggagaagacgaagaagaagaaaaacgtTTATCTGCTTTGTGCGTTAGCATCCAAGAGATATCTGCATGCTGCGTCGCTCTCTCGATTTACCTCGTTGTCTCCTGCCATCCGCGGTCCGCCCCACTGCCAACAGAAGAGGAAATCGAACAGACCAGGCTTCTTCCTCTATCAGAGCCTGTTTCGAACGTCCTAATTCGCTGAGATTTCAGCACGAGCTAGACAGCTTGCAACAAGGGACGTTTGTtctctttgcttatttttagcacccgtcagatactaattatgagtattaaacgtagacgaTATGACGGgttttaaaaataaacaaagaaaatcAAACCCTCCCAAGTCTTTTGAACATTGCAATTTCAAGCGAGAATCCATGTGAACTTTCTGCTCCAGAGAGGCCAAATCGAAGCTGCCCAGGTTCAGCACGAGCTGTACAGTCTCCAAATAAGCTCGTGTCGTGGTGCCATGCGTCGCAGTGAATCAGTGACCACTCGACCGCCTGCACCCTCTGCTGCAGCCTGCATCGGGCATCGGCGTCCTGTTCTTCATGTTTTCGTACTACCAGGGCCAGTCTAGCACATGGTCAtgttttcgttttttttttctttggcacTATTGCAACAGATCTGCGCGAGCAGAGCACCCACGCGCGCTGCACTATTGCATTTTCAACTGTCACAGCCAGATGCGATCGCGCCTTTCAGTTAGAAAATGACGGCGTGTGATCACCGATCAGTGACGTCAGAGCGATACGTCAACGGCGCAGCAGATCCCATTGATGACGACAGCGATGCTTACCGAGTACCAAACACCATCTCATCACCCGTTAACAAACTGTGACAAATGACAAAAGGATCCCAAGTATAGCACcagctggaagcctggaacagAGTGAGCATCCagctgaaaaagaaaaggtccATATCGCCTGACACAGCCGAGCAAAATTGCGATGTAGGGCTCCCATGGCACAAAGATCTCTCAGTTTGGGTCAACTTACACAGTTACACTGATTGGCATCGATAGATAACCTTCTGCTCTCATTTCTCTACACAACCAAGAGTCAAAAGGAGCACACCATCTTAAGATTAATGCAGCAGCCAAAAAGGAGGGCTCGGCCGGCCGAGCAATGCAATCTAATATACAGAGAGGGGGCGGGAGCGGGCATGGCTGATCTACTAGGCTACTTCGAGGTCCTTGAAGTACTCGTGCTCGAGGGCTGAACGGGCGTTGATTCTCTTGCTCGGGTCTAGCCGCAGCATTTTCTGCATATTGGTAAGGAGAAGTCAGCAACTTGAATGTATAATTGTATAAGGGACAAGGCAACGAAGGTTAGCAAAAGAAAATCATGTTACCAAGGGCATATAATCTAGTCCGGTTTATGTTCGGTAACCTTTTTGAGCAAATGTTCTGTAATCTTCATATGTCACAACTCAGCATGTGGTGTAGTAAAGGCCGTACTAACAGGGAACTAATAAGTTATTCAACCCTACTACTGGCGTCAGTACATGAAGCAATGCAGTTTCCACATCCAGTTCCAGTGGTCACTACGCAATGTAAATAGTGCTCAGACTGTCCTTAAAATGGACAAATTGCAATGCCTCATCAAAGAGGACCCCCTGTGCCTTTAGATGCAGCTATCCAGATGAGTCTGAACCGATGTTGGAAGAGAAATGCCTACATTGTTACAATCCAGGTGCAGGTGCGCATGCAGTCGTGCCAGTGCTTAGAAGATGGCAAATATGTATTAGGAATAAGAGTGAATTTGCAATCATATTAGGCTGGACGTCATGTGGAAACAACAGCCTTAGAATGAAGCTAGCCTGCTGTACAATTGACAGCCTCTAGAATGCAAATGAGAAGATCATCAGTGCATAGAGACATGATCCCAGGGAAAAAAGCATAAAACTTATAGTTAGGTTCCCATTTCCCTTTCACCCAGCTGATGGAGTGATGGACCCTTGAGCTATTCAAATGCAATCAGTATTTTCAACCTTCAAATAAACCCCACAAAGAAGACCATGTCATCTATTCACTAAACAAAACTCATGGCACAGACAAAAAGCAGTGTCACTGGGAAAAGTGAAGAACATAAGTAAATACAAATAATTATAGAATTCTAGTATGACTTACTGATAGAAGATCAATTCCCGCAGGTTCAAGTGTTGGGACCACTGTTGCAAAGTCCTACAGCATGAACCTTCTGTTAGAGCTGAAAGTGTGCCGATCATTTGATGTTCATACACATACAAAAAGGAGATCCCAAACTTATCTATTACAGAGCAGAACACAGTAATTTTCATCCCCACCCACAACCTCAAACCCTATCCCACTATTTGCAATAATAAAAAGAACTCGTTTGTGATTTACCACGGATGGCCACTTTGGAAAAGTTGACTTGTAGTCAGGTAAGGAAGCAACGCCTGGCCAAGTTTCTTCATTTGGAGTGCCTAAAATTCTGCATTGGCAGAAGAGTGTATAGCCCAGGTAAGGTATTAGTTCCAAAACATGCAACAAAGTGAACAAACTAAAGGAAGTTTGAACAACTCTTGTAAATGAGACCTGAAAATCTTAAACAGCTCATCAATCTCAGAATCCCCAGGAAAAAGTGGCTTCTGGTTCACCATTTCAGCAAAAATGCAACCAACTGACCACACATCAACTGGGGTAGAATAATGCCTCGCACCAAGAAGAATTTCAGGTGCTCTATACCAAAGTGTCACCACCTAATAAAAAGTTTGGTCCCAGTTAAAGAAAGCAAGCTCGAAAGGAAAGGTGCAGATGTGAAACATCATTGTAACAATTCATTCATACAAGTGCCAGGCCCAATGATGATGTTGAACATCATGGTAAGTGGTAATTTCAGTTGTAGAAATGTATATGCGTGCATCCATTCCTATCCTCTTTCTATTTTTAGCTTCAATATTTCTGTCATTTGTCGTTTGTACAGGACAAAAGCAACACTACGACATGCTACAGCAAAGCACACGCAAATGGATTTACTGGCAGTTACAAAATTGACCGTTATTTTCTTATTTCTCGTTTGTGCAAGCGAGTCAGACAGTGGTACTGGTAAACCATGAAGGTGTATTCATGTGGCCTAATGATGTTAACAGTTACGAATTGGTGTGCAACAGAGGCAACAATGGTATCATTTTGTTGCCTTCGTCAAAAGTAACTGCATTCCTTTTTCCCAGATGCAAACATGGC contains:
- the LOC101770454 gene encoding uncharacterized protein LOC101770454, producing MATPPPRRGPAAPAASASAAPLADHLESAIFAPPPPSPPPPSPATILSAWSRLRDPTSSSPADALAALETLHLHRRALRLSSTHAALLLPLLPLHPRLVAPLLAASPHLLPASFPDSLPISPRLLLLGARAFAMSAKDLPSNSSSGNSASTAKNLGRGESANGHDDNDPVVAVGRMLEDVEQGGQSIDDLDHLALAGIGYALASADEVQFRRILVSLLRICGRIGSLAVGVRVLKLVEWLVIGFVESRKMRKVQVLFEMILPEKCETEGYVLFPVVMAACGGLRALRVASARYRLDFDPRLKEVPERTIRFAAERVVLEGRRADDQRILVQCIALGLTRCGQVMFHESVLQCICMGLLKELLPLPDMLRMSVEIAEGKSAEFVKAQVNQHLDSVLFKEAGPVTGVLCNQYSCANDKAKNFVETCVWEYAQEIYCHLRAALLLHRGKQDDLITEIDKIAEASFLMVVVFAAEVTKHRLNAKSSESFQPEVAARILVAFSSVEHLRRLRLPEYTEAVRRAVLVNQENAAAIALFIESMPSYAELTNQPDLPSLAGTKYIWHRDEVQTSRILFYLRVVPTCVGLIPAHMIRDKVASIMFLYLQHPNEKVTSASHSVMVSFLSSGSGTDQDDRTALKEQLIFYYIKRSLEAYPGVTPFDGLASGVAALVRHLPAGSPAILFCIHSLVVKAKDLCDTAMIQDKSLWRSWEESTEPCKKALDLLLRLIFLVDIQSFPYMLKELAEFVTLLPKEAQDVLLDDMHAHVAESDDVTRKPVLVSWLQSLSYISSQSSRSESRSKATSASSVGSDELTLNRTMARL
- the LOC101770870 gene encoding peroxisome biogenesis protein 16 isoform X1, with the protein product MEAYKLWVRRNRDLVRSLESLANGLTWILPERFANSEIAPEAVYALLGIVSSVNQHIIDAPTENHSFASKEQSIPWGLVVSILKDVEAVVEVAAQHFVGDDRKWSFLAVTEAVKAGVRLAAFRESGYKMLLQGGEMANEEEMTVLEDNYGVNGNGVPVIYPMNGHSQNGHKAATNGLDGKNGVVSKSLERRAVAALNKFGENAKMMSDPMWMRRLQPTPEPTVMVVEKPTLASIWSAKGGTGRLFVLGEVVHIFRPLVYVLLIRKFGIRSWTPWLVSLAVELTSLGIHSHATDLNHRGGKVHQLSSAERDELKRRKMMWALYVMRDPFFTSYTKRHLQKAEQVLNPVPLIGFLTGKLMELLEGVQTRYTYTSGS
- the LOC101770870 gene encoding peroxisome biogenesis protein 16 isoform X2, which produces MEAYKLWVRRNRDLVRSLESLANGLTWILPERFANSEIAPEAVYALLGIVSSVNQHIIDAPTENHSFASKEQSIPWGLVVSILKDVEAVVEVAAQHFVGDDRKWSFLAVTEAVKAGVRLAAFRESGYKMLLQGGEMANEEEMTVLEDNYGVNGNGVPVIYPMNGHSQNGHKAATNGLDGKNGVVSKSLERRAVAALNKFGENAKMMSDPMWMRRLQPTPEPTVMVVEKPTLASIWSAKGGTGRLFVLGEVVHIFRPLVYVLLIRKFGIRSWTPWLVSLAVELTSLGIHSHATDLNHRGGKVHQLSSAERDEATEKAEDDVGPLCDERSFFHQLYQASSPEGRTGAESGAIDWFPYR